Proteins encoded in a region of the Rhodopirellula halodulae genome:
- a CDS encoding 3-deoxy-D-manno-octulosonic acid transferase, which translates to MWLNLAYLFALTAVSPVVVYRMLRHGRYRRGIGEKLFGISADRGNQLRGGSNGVLWLHAVSVGEVNLLPELVRRLQKRSPQSAIAISSSTDTGYDLACKHFGTERVFFCPLDFSWAVHRTLKHLGCQQLVLAELELWPNLIHAAESHGCRVAVINGRLSETSASRYQQFSRWLRPTFERLNQVGCQDTAAAERFVACGVNEKNVVVTGSLKFDNAPTTRDTSEVNERINWAGVDPWHRVWCFGSTQSGEESMGLRVYQQLRERHPDLRLILVPRHKERFDEVASQIQDAGLKPVRRSRNESQYADQWDSDEVILIDTIGELRHWWGVCHIATVGGSFGDRGGQNMLEPAGYGCAVSFGPNTKNFDTIAKQLLAAEGAVRVADELELTQFVTKCVTDVASADALGQAAAKLVQQHRGAYNETLQMLRGEDLRSVVRAA; encoded by the coding sequence ATGTGGCTCAATCTCGCTTATCTCTTCGCATTGACCGCTGTCTCACCCGTGGTCGTTTACCGGATGCTGCGGCACGGTCGCTATCGACGCGGCATCGGCGAAAAACTGTTCGGCATTTCCGCTGATCGAGGCAACCAATTGCGCGGCGGATCGAATGGCGTGCTTTGGTTGCATGCCGTCAGTGTCGGTGAAGTCAATCTGCTTCCGGAATTAGTCCGCCGATTGCAAAAACGATCACCGCAATCCGCCATTGCAATCAGCTCGTCAACGGACACGGGGTATGACTTGGCTTGCAAGCATTTTGGAACCGAACGAGTCTTCTTCTGTCCCTTGGATTTCAGCTGGGCCGTTCATCGCACGCTGAAACACTTGGGTTGCCAACAATTGGTGCTGGCCGAATTGGAATTGTGGCCCAACTTGATCCACGCCGCTGAATCGCACGGATGTCGAGTCGCCGTGATCAACGGACGACTCAGCGAGACCAGCGCGTCGCGTTACCAACAGTTTTCACGTTGGCTGCGGCCGACGTTTGAACGATTGAACCAAGTTGGTTGCCAAGACACCGCCGCGGCGGAGCGTTTTGTCGCCTGTGGCGTGAATGAGAAAAACGTGGTGGTCACAGGATCCCTGAAGTTTGACAACGCCCCCACGACGCGAGACACGTCCGAGGTCAACGAGCGAATCAATTGGGCCGGCGTCGATCCGTGGCATCGCGTGTGGTGCTTTGGCAGCACGCAGTCCGGTGAGGAGAGCATGGGACTCCGCGTTTACCAACAACTTCGCGAGCGTCATCCTGACCTGAGGTTGATCCTGGTCCCACGTCACAAGGAACGATTCGACGAGGTGGCGTCGCAAATCCAAGACGCCGGCCTGAAGCCGGTGCGTCGCAGTCGAAACGAGAGCCAATACGCGGACCAATGGGATTCCGACGAAGTCATCCTGATCGACACCATCGGCGAACTTCGTCATTGGTGGGGCGTTTGCCACATCGCCACCGTTGGCGGCAGCTTTGGTGACCGAGGAGGTCAAAACATGCTCGAGCCCGCTGGCTACGGGTGTGCTGTGTCGTTCGGCCCCAACACCAAGAACTTCGACACCATAGCCAAGCAGTTGCTCGCGGCTGAGGGTGCTGTTCGGGTGGCCGACGAGTTGGAGCTGACGCAATTCGTCACGAAATGCGTGACCGATGTCGCTTCGGCGGACGCTCTGGGACAGGCCGCGGCGAAGTTGGTTCAACAACATCGTGGGGCGTACAACGAAACCCTGCAGATGCTTCGCGGGGAGGATCTTCGCAGCGTGGTACGAGCTGCCTGA